From Coturnix japonica isolate 7356 chromosome 1, Coturnix japonica 2.1, whole genome shotgun sequence, the proteins below share one genomic window:
- the RAB21 gene encoding ras-related protein Rab-21, whose translation MAAGAGAAAAGGRSFSFKVVLLGEGCVGKTSLVLRYCENKFNDKHITTLQASFLTKKLNIGGKRVNLAIWDTAGQERFHALGPIYYRDSNGAILVYDITDEDSFQKVKNWVKELRKMLGNEICLCIVGNKIDLEKERHVSVQEAEMYAESVGAKHYHTSAKQNKGIEELFLDLCKRMIETAQVDERARGNGSSQSGTARRGVQIIDDEPQVQSSGGCCSSG comes from the exons ATGGCGGCGGGGGCcggagcggcggcggccggAGGTCGCAGCTTCTCGTTCAAGGTGGTACTTCTCGGGGAGGGCTGCGTAGGGAAAACCTCCCTGGTGCTGCGCTACTGCGAGAACAAGTTCAACGACAAGCACATCACCACGCTGCAG gcaTCTTTTCTAACGAAGAAGctgaatattggtgggaaaaGAGTTAACCTTGCAATATGG GATACAGCTGGTCAAGAAAGATTTCATGCACTGGGGCCGATCTACTACAGAGACTCTAATGGTGCTATTCTAGTATATGATATAACAGATGAGGACTCTTTCCAGAAG GTAAAAAACTGGGTTaaggaattaagaaaaatgctGGGCAATGAAATCTGTTTATGTATAGTAG GTAACAAAATAGACTTGGAAAAAGAGAGACATGTTTCAGtgcaagaagcagaaat GTATGCAGAGTCTGTTGGAGCAAAACATTATCATACGTCAGCTAAGCAGAATAAAGGAATTGAAGAACTGTTTCTTGACCTTTGTAAAA GAATGATAGAAACTGCTCAAGTGGATGAAAGAGCAAGAGGCAATGGATCCAGTCAGTCAGGAACAGCAAGGCGAGGTGTACAGATCATTGATGACGAACCACAAGTACAGAGCAGTGGAGGGTGCTGTTCTTCTGGATAG